AAATACCGAGGCAGACGCAACATCAATCGCTACAGGATCTTTTGTCAACGTCAAGGACGGTAACGAGAAGAGCAAGGAAGACCTCGTTCTGGAAGAGTCGACAGACGAGCCCGACTTCTACAAGATTGACGTCTTGGCTTGGGACGTGCCCTGCTCACCTCTCCATCTCGCCATTTCCGGGGGACACGAGGATGCTGTTAAGGTTCTTTGCGATTACGGCAGCGATGCTCTCCTACCCATCAAGTTCCTCGATTCAGACAAGAAACCCACGGCGGCCATACTGACGCTCTCACTTGCGCTGTCGCTCCCCATCGAGAAAGCTAAGTCAATGGCTCTTCTCCTGATGAGTCTTGGTGCCAGCTCATCCCAAGCCGACATGAATGGCTGTACTGCTTTCCATCGGTATGTTGAAAACGGCAACCAGGAGATGATTGACACATTGTGGGAGAACGACAAAGTCGGCCTCAAAACGGCTCTCAACCACATGGTTTTTTCGAACAACCACTGGATTCCAGAGGCGATTGCGCCTATCCATACGGCCATCGAAAACGGGGATTCCATTTTCGTCCTTAAgttgctcgaggccggcgccaaccCCCAGATCGAGTTTGACACATGGCTAAAGGCCGCCAAGTTTTCCAAGGCGTCCAATAGTCTTGGCTCGTTCGAGGACAACAAAACCAAGTTTAACCTGCACACGGAGCAACCCCTGATTGTGGCTATCCAGAGTTGTCCTGATCCTCAAGTGGCTCTGAATTTGCTTGAAAAGGGGGCGGATCCGAACACGTTGACAACCCAGGCTCATCACGCGATCAAATACGAGTACCAGAGGTATTACTACAACAAGCGTCAGGCGGCTCTTGATCTTGTGCAACATCAGTTGAAGGAGCTTCGCCGCTACAAGGGCGAGGATTTCACACAGGCGAAGCCCCTGCTACCGTCAGGCATGGATGAATTCCTTCATGGGTTTGAAAAAGGATCATACATGCACTGGCAAGTTTCAGAGGATATCCATTCGCTCAAGGTCAACTATGAGAGGCAGCAAGAGCGTTACGAAgatgccaagaagaagcacgACGAGTTGAAGGGTGTTCCTGAGAAGATGGAAGCCATCAAGGATATGATTGAATCGCTTGAGAAGCTGGAGAAGGCCATCATTGCGAAAGGAGGCAAAACTTTTCAGGAGTTATATCCCGACATCAGTTTATCCGACAGCAGATCCTCGAAGCGCCTTTCATCGGAAGAAAAGAGGTCTGGCGACTACGGATATGTCTTCTCCTTCCATGGCGTCAATGACGTCACTGATATCAGGAAGACCGCTTACTTGGAACTGTAAGTACATCATGCGACTGAAAAGCTCTGGTGTGTATGCTGACTGCGCAACAGCTTTGAGGCTGCTTGGTCTGGTGACATCGAGAAGATCAAATCACTCACGCTCCAGGCCTGGGGGAAGAACCAGGAGGAGCCGCCGCTGAAGATCTCCGTGAACGACAGTGAAGCCAACACTCCGTTCTCATTGGCTTACCTCCGAGGCCACTACGATGTCGCCTCGGCCATCCTAAATATCGTCATGGCCCAATACTCCCCGGAGGACCAAGGGGCGGCGCGGTATAAGCTGGACACTGGCGATTCTGACGACCGCAGTGACGAGACGTACGAGAGCGGCGTTGACTCCACCGATGAACCCAAGATCATTTCGGAAATCGTCGACAAGAGGTTCACAATCGAGAACATTGGCCAGGTTTCGATGCAAGTTAAGTCCACTGTCAAGCCCTTGGAGTTCCTGACCCGAAATATCCATCCCTTCATGGTCGAGGGCGGAAGGACCAGAAGCTGCAAGGGATCCACACAAACTTTGTTCAATTTCGTTCTAGAGCATGACGATCATGCCGGACTGAAGGCGCTTCTCGATATGGCCGGCCACTTTGCTGCCCAGAagcttgtcgacgaggtTCCGGATGAGGAGACCGGCGGACGATTCCCATTCCCCGAGGATGACTTCCTCTGGGCTGTCAAGCACGGCAAGACTGCAGCTCTTGGAGAGATCATCAGCCGAACTGGTGCGGGAATACCGCTAGACAACCTGGTCAAGAAAAGCGGCCTTGAGATGAAGCGGAAGTCGAAGTACTACCAGGGTCTTACGGTCTACGGAAAGAAGAGGTATCTACCAGGTCCGCGCTTGATTGACGTATAATCTTACTGACCCGTATTGCAGAAAGGACTGGGCGACGGCCGGAAGAAACGTGGTGGTCCGATCGACCGGGGTGAAAACGCCGCCGCTTCTTCATGCTGCCTCCGCTGGCAACATCGAAAGCGTCGAATGGTTCCTCGGTGATGCTCCTCACCGTCACTACGTTGAATTCGGAAAGTCGAGAGCAGGCCGGGATGATGGCAGGCTAAAGCGGCTCAGCCAAGCACCTGGAGGGTTTGACCGAGCCGTCTCCAAGTGGCTTGGCATCAAAAGTGAGGCTTCCTTCAGTATTGCGCCTGACCAAGTCCTAACATCAGAGCAGATGAGCTTGTTCTCCATTGCGCAGTCATGGGGCCCCCTACCGAAAGTACCAACAACGTCATCAAGTACCTCGTACAAGCGTGCCCAGGTTCCCTTGAGTACAAATCTACTCTCGGCGACACGCCCCTATGGCTGGCTTTCTACTTTGGCAGACTTGAGTTCGCAAAGACcctcatcgaggccggcgcaAACCAGATGACACGCAACAGCTCTGGAGAGAACATCATCCATGCCGCCCTTCATGGGAGGCCCAAGGCCTGTCGTCTCGGTCCCGTCCTGGATCTTgtcgcctccagcatcatCTCCCACCTGTGCCAGCAGCGCAATAGCATCCACGAGAGCGGCACGACGCCGCTGCATGCCTGGATCACCGCAGTCTGCATCTCGCGTGGGACATCATCGTCCTACTACTGGGGCAAGAAGTACGACAACAACGAGGATATTCTGGACGTGCTTAACCTACTTCTCAAGTTCTCccagggcgtcgagctcgagatgCTCAACGGCGCGGGCGACACTCCCCTCCACACCGCCGTCATGTCCAATGATGTGCTCCTGACCGAGGCCTTGATCCAGCACAAACCCAAGCTGCTCTACCGCGAGAACGCCGTGGGCCGCACGCCTGCCGAGGTCGCCTGTGAGAACGTCACCAGCGAAAAGTTCACGGCTCCGAACCCTATATTGCTCAAAACAGGCAACAActgcaacaacaacaaaaacaacccTTCCGCTATTGTCAGCCGGTCAGTCGAGTCCTTTATCaagaacgacgacgacgatgacaacgGCAACCTAAAGTGCTCATTCAGACTCTCCAACAAGCAAAAGGTCTGGGAAGGCATGCGTGGCATCCTCGAACAGCACCCGGACAAGCGCCGCCTCGTGTCCCTTAACGAGGCCAACGACGTTGCGAAGCGTCTGGGCGAGAAGTACAACGCGAGTAGGTATTTCAGCATCACAGTGCGacaggacgaggacgccgattcggaggaggacgagacCGGGTATGAGCACAAGGATGGCTTTGCGTCTAAGCCGCGGATgcgacagcggcagcgggcgTGCATGAACGTTCCTCAAGGACAAGGTCAAGAACGAGTGTCCTGGCTGCAGCAAGAGACAGGACTGCAGGTTCGAGCCGTATCCTGGGAGTAAATGGGAGATGGGGTATCATCTGGAGGTACTTTTGGTCGGGGATTTGAGGTTTGTGATATGGGAAGTGGGGTGGGGTGTTAAGGTAAATACGATCAAGGGGTTACTTCTTCATCAGACACTCGAAGACAACTTGACAAGATATTACCAAACAAATTGGCATAACGTTATAACTGACAATATCAAGCCGATTTCTGATCCTCGCGGGCTGGCCGGAaaggggttgttgttggaTGTGACTTGTGGTATGAAATAAAGCTCATAGGGTGAAAGGGATGAGACTGCGTAAAGGCCCAAGGCTTTTTTTTAAGGGTTTTGTTTTGCTTTGTTCCAACGCTACCTACCGCTATGATCGTTCGCGGTAGGTAGCTCGCCCACAattgaagaagaaaacatTATTCGGAACTCCCGGGGTATCTCTAATAAATCCCAACTCTGGATCCCAACTCCCGGTCCCTCGTTCCCGGTACCTCAGATCGTAGCTGCGCCCGCAATCCAAGAATTTGCTCACAGCAAAGCAAGCTGTCACTTTGGGTTTAGGGGGGTAGGGGAGGGATGGAAAGCGGCCTCATCTTATGTAGACCTCAATCGTCTCCATGTCGCCAATGTCAGCATCCTCGACCGTCATGTCttcctcgagctcgtcgccgtcaaaCATGAGCGAGATGGGCGCGTCGGCTGCTAGCCCGCGCATCTTGCGGAACAGCGCCATGATGGTCCCGACGGTTGTCGACGGCCGCACCGACGTCTTGAGCGGCTCGTCCGTCTTGGTCTTGAGGAGCACCTTGATCTTTTTCTCAgcctcctgctcgacggTGGGCGGTATGCCCCCCCgttcgtcgccgccgttaCCAGGCCCTTCGTCGTCCGAGTATTCCCCAATGTCgtggcgccgcctccgggcCTCTTGCCGTTCGTGCTCCTCCCATAACTCGCGTGTCCACATCTGCATATGCACGTTTGTCCAGTCATTCCGGAAcccctcgccggcatcggcatcgctgccgccaccgctCCTGCGGAAcgtgccggcgaggtcgagactGTGCAGCGTTGTCAAGTCATACAACTCGTGCCCGCGCCACGTGAGGAAGACgctctcgaggtcggcgcgcGGAATTCCCAGGCGGCCCTCCTGGACGTCGATCCAAGCGTTGCGGAGAATCTTG
This sequence is a window from Colletotrichum higginsianum IMI 349063 chromosome 8, whole genome shotgun sequence. Protein-coding genes within it:
- a CDS encoding Ankyrin repeat protein, whose amino-acid sequence is MFAPELQKLPAPHGALINYIHDHPEKQMVEILEPYRKYEAQLRSVFAQDRNHPALSDSHINLLPLFTEDTKNIKTRARFLAAETQEERDRYIMALPDDKRRSNGSPAVVSGIKEFQKNFNIFSESSLVDMNWDNVVAAGSSVINTLLPVPPEFNVSKRKLREYYHEKFCPASDVDLFLYGLTHEEAVEKIKEIENSVRDAILNEVTVVRTKYAITIASQYPTRHIQIVLRVYKSVGEILTGFDIDAAGGAYDGKQVWVTPRALGSFITQVNQIDLTRRSPSYENRLSKYSHRNFEVYWPELERNRIDPTIFERSFQRTLGLARLLVLERLPTQSVRDTYLNKRREERGRPTANRFNPHRLNGNIKDSYEDEVADWVDENDVSNYHTFTVPYGQYFHAKKIEKLCYTRDLLLNAEWNQPEQREVYLHRHPAFFGRVEDVIEDCCGCCPKPVTPEEIEIAKKEGEIYISGKVSFMIDDPGRQQIGSFNPLTEDDWTDMAYIGNTARLCQSIVDGDVDEVLDWLFQEGADSNKRDYTGRTPLHLAVISSTPEVVRCLVDHGSRLTARLADGRTALHLAAERGNSDMIKILMDKSITNEEEEEDKVDLRRKAVRTRLQEEPASRMTRNQDDYDNDAEGDAKSDEPSDIELVDAGNTEADATSIATGSFVNVKDGNEKSKEDLVLEESTDEPDFYKIDVLAWDVPCSPLHLAISGGHEDAVKVLCDYGSDALLPIKFLDSDKKPTAAILTLSLALSLPIEKAKSMALLLMSLGASSSQADMNGCTAFHRYVENGNQEMIDTLWENDKVGLKTALNHMVFSNNHWIPEAIAPIHTAIENGDSIFVLKLLEAGANPQIEFDTWLKAAKFSKASNSLGSFEDNKTKFNLHTEQPLIVAIQSCPDPQVALNLLEKGADPNTLTTQAHHAIKYEYQRYYYNKRQAALDLVQHQLKELRRYKGEDFTQAKPLLPSGMDEFLHGFEKGSYMHWQVSEDIHSLKVNYERQQERYEDAKKKHDELKGVPEKMEAIKDMIESLEKLEKAIIAKGGKTFQELYPDISLSDSRSSKRLSSEEKRSGDYGYVFSFHGVNDVTDIRKTAYLELFEAAWSGDIEKIKSLTLQAWGKNQEEPPLKISVNDSEANTPFSLAYLRGHYDVASAILNIVMAQYSPEDQGAARYKLDTGDSDDRSDETYESGVDSTDEPKIISEIVDKRFTIENIGQVSMQVKSTVKPLEFLTRNIHPFMVEGGRTRSCKGSTQTLFNFVLEHDDHAGLKALLDMAGHFAAQKLVDEVPDEETGGRFPFPEDDFLWAVKHGKTAALGEIISRTGAGIPLDNLVKKSGLEMKRKSKYYQGLTVYGKKRKDWATAGRNVVVRSTGVKTPPLLHAASAGNIESVEWFLGDAPHRHYVEFGKSRAGRDDGRLKRLSQAPGGFDRAVSKWLGIKNELVLHCAVMGPPTESTNNVIKYLVQACPGSLEYKSTLGDTPLWLAFYFGRLEFAKTLIEAGANQMTRNSSGENIIHAALHGRPKACRLGPVLDLVASSIISHLCQQRNSIHESGTTPLHAWITAVCISRGTSSSYYWGKKYDNNEDILDVLNLLLKFSQGVELEMLNGAGDTPLHTAVMSNDVLLTEALIQHKPKLLYRENAVGRTPAEVACENVTSEKFTAPNPILLKTGNNCNNNKNNPSAIVSRSVESFIKNDDDDDNGNLKCSFRLSNKQKVWEGMRGILEQHPDKRRLVSLNEANDVAKRLGEKYNASRYFSITVRQDEDADSEEDETGYEHKDGFASKPRMRQRQRACMNVPQGQGQERVSWLQQETGLQVRAVSWE